The segment GAAGCATACACCGTGCAGGGCCATTCGGAGGTTCTTCCGTTTCAAGTAGCGGAAGATGATAATGCGCCAGAGGCTATGCGTCTTCAGCAGCGTTTCCTTGAGTTGCGACGAGAGAAGCTTCACGACAATATTGTTAAGAGGTGTGAGATTATTCGAAGCATCAGGGACATCATGCATGATCTCGGATTCCGAGAATACCACACCCCGATTCTTACGAGTAGCTCTCCTGAGGGAGCACGTGACTTCCTCGTGCCTTCACGACGGCATCCGGGGAAGTTCTATGCGCTTCCGCAAGCTCCGCAACAGTTCAAACAGTTAATTATGATATCTGGGTTTGATCGGTATTTTCAGATTGCACCGTGTTTTCGGGATGAGGATGCTCGGGCTGATCGTTCGCCTGGGGAGTTCTATCAGATAGACATTGAGATGTCTTTTGTGGAGCAGAAGCGAATGAAGCGTTGATGTCTCGTTTGTTTGAAAGGCACAAGCAGGAGGGTGAAGTTGTGACGGAACTACCTTTCCCGCGTATCCCGTATGCTGAGGTCATGGCGAAGTATGGGTCTGATAAACCGGACCTGCGGAATCCGTTAGAGATACAGGATGTGTCAGAAGTTTTCAAAGAGACTTCGTTTAAGGTCTTTCGTTCCGCTATTGAAGCAAACGGCACTGTGCGGGCTATTCCGGTTGCGTTAGATAAGGTGCCACCAAGAAAGTACTTTGATGACACGGTAGAGTATTTCAAGAAGATGACGGGGCAGGGGCTTGCGTATTTATCTTTTGATTATGCGGAAGGGAATGGCGAGCCGAAGGGTTCCATCGTGAAGTTCTTTGAGCCGGAGGAGTTAGAGCGTCTTCGGGAGTATCTTGGTATTACCTCAACAACGAGTGTGTTCTTTGCCGCAGGTCCTGAGTCGCAAGTGCTTAAGGGATTGGGACGGTTACGAGACAAACTAGGGCAGGATTACTCTTTACTAGAGGAGGGGGCGTACCGATTTTGTTGGATTACGGATTATCCGTTGTATGAGTTAGACGAGCAGACTGGCAAGGTAGAGTTTGGGCACAATCCATTCTCTATGCCTCAGGGTGGGCTTGAGGCGTTAGAGACGTTACATCCGTTGGATGTGAAGGCGAACCAGTATGACTTGGTGTGTAATGGGTATGAGTTTGGGAGTGGAGCGATTCGGAACCACAATCCAGAGATTATGTATCGAGCGTTTGAGAATGTTGGTTACTCGAAGGAGGATGTGGACAGGGAGTTTGGCGGGATGATCCGAGCGTTTCGTTATGGAGCGCCACCGCATGGAGGCTTTGCGCATGGGGTAGAGCGGATCGTGATGTTGTTATGTGGCGAGGAGACGATTCGCGAGGTGATTATGTTTCCGTTAGCGCAGGGGGGAGAGGATCTCCTCATGGGTGCGCCATCAAAGGTAACGGCTCAAGCGCTACAAGATGTTCATATTCGAGTTGAGCTTCCGCCTGAGCTTGAATTAAAGAAAGACTAGCTGAAAAAATTCAAGAAACTCCTCATTATGACTTGAGCGAACCATCGAATCTTGGGAGTATTTGAGCTCTCCTTTCGGCCCTCCGTGGTGGAATAGGTAGTCGTCGGGAGAAGAAAACACGAAGTGTTTTCGCCGACGAGGGGACTGAAAAAGAAGATGCTGTCCCTTGTAACTGCGGTGTATCGCTAAGTTGTGCTAGAAGTAGAGCTTAGCAATGTGCCTGGGTGGTGGAATAGGTAGACACAAGGGACTTAAAATCCCTCGGTAGCAATACCGTGCCGGTTCGATTCCGGCCCTAGGCATAATTTCTACCCCAGCGCTTTGCTTGAGCAAAGGCGCTTGCCCCTGAGAGGGGCGTTATCTCAGGCCGGGATCGAACCGGCAGCCCCGCCGGAGGGAAAAGGCAGTTTCGATGCAATTTGCAAGCAAATTGGGATTCCGGCCCTAGGCATAATTTCTACCCCAGCGTATTGCTTGAGCAAAGGCGCTTGCCCCTGAAAGGGGCGTTATCATTTTACATGTACGATCGCAATTATGTTTTGAGCGATTCGAAATCAAATCAGTGGTGGTGGAATAGGTAGTCGAGTCGTAGAGAAAACATGCCTTAATGGCATGTTTTTAGACTCGATGGGACTTAAAGTGGGTCTCTTAAGGCGAGATTTAGCCACTTAGCTCCATTATCAAGAACATGTAAACACCAATTGTAGAACTGAACAGTATCGGCCATGCGAGCCATAAAGTGCCGGATCGGCTGATCTCCACTTTTTGATCGTCAGTAATTTTCGGGCAACCTGGTATCAGAGCAGTAGGCAATGCGTCCCAGGGGTTATCTGGCTTGTAGAGTATGAGGACTTTATCCCCCTCTTCGAACATTTGATGTAAGGATGTGTATTTAGAAATGATCATAGTCTGACCGTCTAGGGTCTTGAATTCAAAATAGACACAATACACACGGCCATTACCGGTTCCACCGCGTCTACCGCTTATTAAAGTGAATAGTGTTAATTCTTTACGGAGGAACGTTCCCTCGGCAACTTGTCCGTGCGCTAGTAGTTTCATTGAACGGCGTGCACGAGGTAGTCCGCAAAGAACAAAGATGAGACCTAGGAGTGGCGGAAGGAGGGGGAATAACAAGACTGATTGGGTTAGGGGCAGAGGCTTCCTGCGATGACCCTCGACTATTGCATACTCTGGTTCGTCTATAGGGACGAGCACAGTTACATTCTCATTTGTAAGCGGCTCCGAAGCATACGAGACCCCCTCATATACCAATCCGTTATAGGTGAACTCAAAGAGGTGTTCATAAATGACTGAGTTATTGCTAGAAAAATTTGTTTTTTTAGCGCTAGCAATAACACCAGGGACTTTCTCTGTGATTATCTGCTCATGCAGGGAAGAAGAATCTATTTGGTTCACCCACAAAAATGAAAGCAACAGACCGCTACAAAATAATATCATCCCTACCTGAGAAAAATAACCGCCAAAAATGCAGCTGAATTTAACAATACTTGGTAGGTAGCGATTAGGTGAATGGGTGTAAAAAGCGGCCATGA is part of the bacterium genome and harbors:
- a CDS encoding aspartate--tRNA ligase; its protein translation is EAYTVQGHSEVLPFQVAEDDNAPEAMRLQQRFLELRREKLHDNIVKRCEIIRSIRDIMHDLGFREYHTPILTSSSPEGARDFLVPSRRHPGKFYALPQAPQQFKQLIMISGFDRYFQIAPCFRDEDARADRSPGEFYQIDIEMSFVEQKRMKR